A region of Deinococcus rubellus DNA encodes the following proteins:
- a CDS encoding alginate O-acetyltransferase AlgX-related protein, whose product MTEFAQDTVKPNIDNPAAPKVLQWMPAAFLLAVVGVGAALALTSKGTRTFPTGQDVVTGQWMGTYEKTNLDPGVPWRDASVNLWGGLNYRLFGEARDGAVIGANGWLFTSEEFQTAKTDAAEIAGKVAYIKQVRDELAKDGAKLVVALVPAKVRVYADELGGVKVPEVNASLYEDFRQQLVMAGVPTPDLAADFKADRSRGDLFFHTDTHWTPLGATVAAQVLAPVVKGLGLDLPAVTYAASKKPPVKRSGDLLRYIPVPEGEGPSPDTVQEAVYTRTDAGGGGLLGDESLAVTLVGTSYSAVSKNNVWHFDGALSKALGTEVLNAAQEGKGPVVPMREYLSGQDRKDNPPQVVIWEIPERFLRVGYPKETMK is encoded by the coding sequence ATGACTGAATTTGCCCAGGACACCGTCAAACCCAACATCGACAATCCGGCGGCCCCAAAGGTCTTGCAGTGGATGCCCGCCGCCTTCCTGCTGGCGGTGGTGGGGGTCGGCGCGGCGCTGGCCCTCACCTCTAAGGGAACACGTACCTTTCCTACCGGACAGGACGTGGTGACGGGGCAGTGGATGGGAACCTACGAAAAGACCAACCTTGACCCGGGTGTGCCTTGGCGCGACGCCAGCGTGAACCTGTGGGGCGGTCTGAATTACCGCCTGTTCGGTGAGGCCCGCGATGGGGCTGTGATCGGCGCAAACGGCTGGCTGTTCACCAGTGAGGAATTCCAGACGGCCAAGACCGACGCCGCAGAGATCGCGGGCAAAGTCGCGTACATCAAGCAGGTCCGGGACGAGCTGGCCAAGGACGGCGCAAAGCTGGTGGTGGCTCTGGTTCCGGCCAAGGTGCGGGTCTACGCGGACGAGCTGGGCGGCGTCAAGGTGCCCGAGGTGAATGCCTCGCTTTACGAGGACTTCCGCCAGCAGCTCGTCATGGCAGGCGTTCCCACGCCGGATCTCGCTGCCGACTTTAAGGCAGACAGGTCAAGAGGCGACCTGTTCTTCCACACCGACACCCACTGGACACCGCTGGGGGCAACTGTGGCGGCACAGGTCCTTGCGCCTGTCGTAAAGGGATTGGGTCTGGATTTGCCAGCAGTAACGTATGCGGCATCGAAGAAACCTCCAGTCAAACGTTCGGGCGATCTGCTGCGCTACATTCCAGTACCGGAAGGTGAAGGTCCCTCACCCGACACGGTGCAAGAAGCGGTCTACACCCGCACCGACGCAGGCGGCGGCGGACTGCTGGGAGACGAGAGTTTGGCCGTGACACTGGTCGGGACCAGCTACAGCGCTGTCAGCAAGAACAACGTTTGGCACTTCGATGGGGCTTTGTCCAAAGCGCTGGGCACGGAAGTCCTCAATGCTGCACAGGAAGGCAAAGGCCCGGTTGTGCCGATGCGCGAGTATCTGTCAGGGCAAGACCGGAAAGACAACCCGCCGCAAGTGGTGATCTGGGAGATTCCAGAGCGGTTCTTGCGGGTGGGTTATCCAAAGGAGACAATGAAATGA
- a CDS encoding alginate O-acetyltransferase AlgX-related protein — translation MKQILLTLALLGTIASAARPDCGDFADRSKFYFDNQGNILSRFDVGTLTDAGLTDPATREYFRRLAAAFSYHGSQLIAMPLSVFGWSFVGRIDPREAQGTPFAALLEPGYLDKRLVANQQRLALYRSAGLPVADYIGTAFAILRINPNLNIYNPQDTHWTPDGAKIGSEAVAAQLVEINPQLKAALNTKHFDVKAGTFAYFKNSGWPYAIRKSCPNTTWTPLSETIRTAESVALDPVGLLDDEAAPSVVVLGSSYSSPILGFVPYLQKDLGTEVTNAGQSGGGTFGAIRDYFALDAAQPWAKLYIWEFPDTFLFPDTEFRQVLPLLLPSTEIERGSFTAPGSSIAYTPKSSGIAGSRYVAEVAFDKPQTRELSLTLTYTDHAETVQLTKARGSIPTQFLIELSGTTPLKTVTATFPSAAQGSVHVAIRQYDEAAYEADTTGN, via the coding sequence ATGAAACAGATCCTTTTGACCCTGGCCTTGCTAGGAACCATTGCATCCGCTGCACGTCCAGACTGTGGTGATTTCGCGGACCGTAGCAAGTTTTATTTCGACAATCAGGGTAACATCTTGTCCCGTTTTGATGTCGGCACCTTGACAGACGCGGGCTTGACGGACCCAGCCACTCGTGAGTACTTCCGTCGCCTGGCAGCGGCCTTCTCGTATCACGGCTCACAGCTCATCGCCATGCCGCTATCGGTCTTCGGCTGGAGCTTCGTTGGTAGGATCGACCCGCGTGAGGCGCAAGGCACTCCCTTCGCGGCCCTCCTCGAACCAGGATACTTGGACAAACGTTTGGTGGCCAACCAGCAGCGGCTTGCGCTGTACCGCTCAGCGGGATTGCCAGTCGCCGATTACATCGGCACGGCCTTCGCGATCCTACGCATCAATCCAAATCTCAACATTTACAACCCTCAGGACACTCACTGGACGCCGGACGGTGCAAAAATCGGTAGCGAGGCAGTGGCAGCACAGCTCGTCGAGATCAACCCGCAACTTAAGGCTGCACTCAACACCAAGCACTTTGACGTGAAAGCGGGCACCTTCGCTTATTTCAAAAATAGTGGTTGGCCTTATGCGATCCGTAAATCTTGCCCGAACACGACCTGGACGCCCCTGTCTGAAACCATCCGTACTGCTGAGAGCGTGGCACTTGACCCAGTGGGTCTCTTGGACGACGAGGCAGCTCCATCAGTGGTGGTACTAGGGTCAAGTTACTCCTCCCCGATTCTTGGTTTTGTTCCATACCTACAAAAGGATTTGGGTACCGAAGTGACCAACGCGGGCCAGTCCGGTGGCGGCACCTTTGGCGCGATCCGCGACTATTTCGCATTGGACGCGGCTCAGCCCTGGGCCAAGTTGTACATCTGGGAGTTCCCCGACACGTTTCTTTTTCCAGATACCGAATTCCGGCAGGTACTGCCGCTCTTGCTGCCTAGTACTGAGATTGAACGTGGCAGCTTCACTGCGCCGGGCAGCAGCATAGCCTATACGCCAAAATCGTCGGGTATAGCCGGGAGCCGTTACGTTGCGGAAGTGGCTTTTGACAAACCGCAAACCCGGGAGTTGAGCCTGACGCTGACTTATACCGATCACGCCGAAACGGTGCAACTCACCAAAGCCAGGGGAAGCATCCCGACTCAGTTTCTGATTGAACTCAGCGGAACAACCCCTCTGAAAACCGTGACCGCAACCTTCCCCAGCGCGGCTCAGGGGAGCGTGCATGTGGCGATTCGGCAATATGACGAAGCGGCATACGAGGCTGATACGACAGGCAATTAA
- a CDS encoding alginate O-acetyltransferase AlgF, which translates to MNKLLPLLLLSGTTVLAQELLYDPAPPANSAFVRVLNAPSATLGDKAVTADKGAASVYVVIPQGDFTAKIGGTSGKLKVEAGKFYSVVADGTKLNLLTDPSADNRAKALLVIYNLSKIVSIDLKTADGKTAVVSGVKPGESGSRAVNGITVDLAAFSGTKALGTLKGVKLERGSAYALVLTDSGLTLTTSSTKTK; encoded by the coding sequence ATGAACAAACTTCTACCCCTCCTTCTTCTCTCGGGTACCACTGTCCTCGCCCAAGAGTTGCTCTACGATCCGGCCCCACCTGCCAATAGCGCCTTCGTGCGGGTATTGAACGCACCCAGTGCCACCCTCGGCGACAAGGCCGTCACCGCTGATAAAGGTGCCGCCAGCGTTTACGTCGTCATCCCCCAGGGCGACTTCACTGCCAAGATCGGCGGCACCAGCGGCAAGCTGAAGGTCGAGGCGGGCAAGTTCTACAGCGTGGTGGCCGATGGGACTAAGCTCAATCTGCTGACTGATCCTTCCGCCGACAACCGCGCCAAGGCCCTGCTGGTGATTTATAACCTCAGTAAAATAGTCAGCATCGACCTCAAGACTGCCGACGGCAAAACGGCTGTGGTGAGCGGTGTCAAGCCCGGCGAGAGCGGCAGCCGCGCCGTCAACGGCATCACCGTGGATCTGGCGGCCTTTAGCGGCACCAAAGCACTCGGCACCCTCAAGGGTGTCAAGTTGGAGCGCGGCAGCGCCTACGCACTGGTCCTTACCGACAGCGGCCTCACGTTGACTACCAGCAGCACCAAGACCAAGTAA
- a CDS encoding MBOAT family O-acyltransferase: protein MVFSSNVFLFLFLPVFLIVYYLLPFKGRSAWILVGSYALYSWWRLDFLWLLAGVTLAAYFFALAIDRSSGPRRFQLLTVAVTLNLCALGYFKYANFGISSFNAAMTGLGFAPFTWAPILLPIGLSFFIFHAISYLVDIYRKEEPPTRNLLDFAAFIALFPHLIAGPVLKYNLLADQFLSRTHTLEKFSYGATRFMTGFAKKVLIADTIAPLVTATFGQTSPSFFDSWLGALAYTLQLYFDFSGYSDMAIGLAAMMGFKFPENFNHPYISRSITEFWRRWHMSLSSWLREYLYIGLGGNRKGRTRTYVNLALTMVLGGLWHGANWTFILWGTWHGGILAIERRMKEAKLWQPFPTWLTIPGTLLLVILGWVMFRADNVPAAFRMYKGMLGLNGVPLSDTLAWQVRPSELITMLIAAVLVYVAPVWGQRVGDVGSKLLRPGPAVVATVALLPLFVLAIMKLSAQSYTPFLYFQF, encoded by the coding sequence GTGGTCTTCAGCAGTAACGTCTTCCTGTTCCTGTTCCTGCCGGTTTTCCTGATCGTCTACTACCTCCTGCCCTTCAAGGGGCGGAGCGCGTGGATTCTGGTCGGTAGCTACGCGCTGTACTCGTGGTGGCGGCTGGATTTCCTGTGGCTGCTGGCCGGGGTCACGCTGGCCGCCTATTTCTTCGCCCTAGCGATTGACCGCTCCAGCGGGCCACGTCGCTTTCAACTCCTGACGGTGGCCGTAACGCTGAATCTCTGTGCGCTGGGCTACTTCAAGTACGCCAACTTCGGCATCAGCAGCTTCAACGCGGCCATGACTGGCCTGGGGTTTGCACCGTTTACCTGGGCACCGATTCTCTTGCCCATCGGCCTGTCGTTCTTTATCTTTCACGCCATCTCCTACTTGGTGGACATCTACCGCAAAGAAGAGCCGCCCACCCGTAACCTGCTGGACTTTGCCGCCTTCATCGCCCTGTTCCCGCACCTGATCGCCGGGCCAGTACTGAAGTACAACCTGCTGGCCGATCAGTTCCTGAGCCGCACCCACACCCTGGAGAAGTTCAGTTATGGGGCCACCCGCTTCATGACGGGATTTGCCAAGAAGGTGCTGATTGCCGACACCATCGCGCCACTCGTGACGGCCACCTTTGGCCAGACCAGCCCCAGCTTTTTTGACAGTTGGCTGGGGGCACTGGCCTACACCTTGCAGCTCTACTTCGATTTTTCGGGCTACTCCGACATGGCCATCGGGTTGGCGGCCATGATGGGCTTCAAGTTCCCTGAGAACTTCAACCACCCCTACATCTCCCGCAGCATCACCGAGTTCTGGCGTCGCTGGCACATGAGCCTGAGTTCGTGGCTGCGCGAGTACCTCTACATCGGCCTGGGCGGCAACCGCAAAGGACGCACCCGCACCTACGTCAACCTGGCCCTGACGATGGTGCTGGGCGGACTGTGGCACGGGGCCAACTGGACCTTTATCCTGTGGGGTACCTGGCACGGCGGCATCCTGGCCATCGAGCGCCGCATGAAGGAAGCCAAGCTGTGGCAGCCTTTCCCCACCTGGCTAACCATTCCCGGTACCCTGCTGCTGGTCATTCTTGGCTGGGTGATGTTCCGCGCCGACAATGTGCCCGCCGCCTTCCGAATGTACAAGGGGATGCTGGGGCTAAACGGCGTGCCGCTGAGTGACACGTTGGCGTGGCAGGTACGGCCTAGCGAGTTGATCACCATGCTGATTGCCGCCGTGCTGGTCTATGTCGCCCCAGTCTGGGGACAGCGGGTGGGTGATGTCGGAAGTAAGCTGCTGCGCCCCGGCCCGGCAGTGGTGGCCACCGTGGCGCTACTGCCACTGTTCGTCTTGGCGATCATGAAGCTGTCGGCACAAAGCTATACCCCCTTCCTTTATTTCCAGTTCTGA